The stretch of DNA TGTACAGAGTGGCAGGATGGAGTATACTCGAGCTTCTCAGGAGCAATCCTGAGGCGCTTAAAGAGCACGTTCGCAAGAGGCTCATGGACCCGGCAATTGTTGATAGGGCCTATAGGCTAGACGTGGAGTGGAGAAGGCTACTCACGATGGTTAACGAGGTTAGGAGGAGGCACAACGAGATAACGAGGATGATAGCGAAGGCGGGCAGTAGAGAGGAGAGGGAGAGGCTGATAGCTGAGGCTAAGCGCCTGTTGAGGGAGCGGGAGGATCTAGAGGAGAAGCTTAAAAAGGTGGAGAGGGAGCGGGAGGAGGCCCTGCTAGGCCTCCCCAACATAGTGGCGCCGGACGTGCCAGTGGGCGACGAGAGCGCCACTCGGCCCATAGAGTTCTGGGGCAAACCCAAGGTGTGGAAAGGACATGTCGATGCCTTCAGGGAGCAGACCGAGGCTTACGGGTTTAAGGTTGACCACGAGGTTATAGAGTGGAGGCCCAGGGGGCATGCGGACATGATGGAGGAGGTGCTGAAGCTCGGTGACACCCTGAGGGCTGCACGTGTCGCTGGCTCCAGGTTCTACTACCTCTTCGAGGACCTCGTGTTCCTCGATCTGGCGCTCCTCATGTACGCCATAGACTTTATGACCAGCAAGGGCTACGTACTAGTCCTCCCCCCCTACATGCTCAGGTACAACGTTATGAGCAGGGTTATAGACCTGGAGACTTTCAAGGACGCGATATACGAGATTGCGGGTGAGGACCTCTACCTTATAGCCACTGCCGAGCACCCGCTGGCCGCCCTCTACTACAACTCTGAGATTTACGATGAGGACCTCCCCCTCAAGCTGGTCGGCGTGAGCCCCTGCTTCAGGAAGGAGGCAGGAGCTGGTAATAGGGATCTGAAGGGCATATTCAGGGTACACCAGTTCCATAAGGTGGAGCAGTTCGTCTACAGCCTACCTGAGGAGAGCAGCAAGCTGCATGAAGAGTTGATAAGCAATGCCAAGGAGATCTTCAAGGGGCTTGAGATACCTTTCAGAGTCGTCAACATAGCCTCGGGGGACCTGGGGGCCTGCGCCGTCAAGAAGTACGACCTCGAGGCGTGGATGCCTGCCCAGGGCAAGTACAGGGAGATGGTTAGCGCAAGCAACTGCACCGACTGGCAGGCCTACAGGCTTGGTATAAGGCTTGTAAGGAGGAAGGGCATGGAGAGGGGGTACGTTCACACCCTCAACGCGACAGCGGTGGCGAGCACCCGCACCATAACAGCCATACTGGAGAACTTCCAGGATGAGGAGGGGGTTGTGGCTATACCCAGGGCTCTAAGGCGCTATCTAGAGGTTTTCAAGAGGGCCCCTACAGACGCCATACACCCTAGGAGAAGGCCGCCCGCCTAGTCCAGGCCCAGCAGCCTCCTGATAAACCTTGCCAGGCTTAGGCCCTCCTCGCTCCCCGTCATCCTACCGTATGCTATCATCTGCAGCTCCGCCTCAGACATGGATGCATACTTGACGGCCGCCTTCT from Aeropyrum pernix K1 encodes:
- the serS gene encoding serine--tRNA ligase, whose product is MAGWSILELLRSNPEALKEHVRKRLMDPAIVDRAYRLDVEWRRLLTMVNEVRRRHNEITRMIAKAGSREERERLIAEAKRLLREREDLEEKLKKVEREREEALLGLPNIVAPDVPVGDESATRPIEFWGKPKVWKGHVDAFREQTEAYGFKVDHEVIEWRPRGHADMMEEVLKLGDTLRAARVAGSRFYYLFEDLVFLDLALLMYAIDFMTSKGYVLVLPPYMLRYNVMSRVIDLETFKDAIYEIAGEDLYLIATAEHPLAALYYNSEIYDEDLPLKLVGVSPCFRKEAGAGNRDLKGIFRVHQFHKVEQFVYSLPEESSKLHEELISNAKEIFKGLEIPFRVVNIASGDLGACAVKKYDLEAWMPAQGKYREMVSASNCTDWQAYRLGIRLVRRKGMERGYVHTLNATAVASTRTITAILENFQDEEGVVAIPRALRRYLEVFKRAPTDAIHPRRRPPA